The following proteins are co-located in the Melanotaenia boesemani isolate fMelBoe1 chromosome 5, fMelBoe1.pri, whole genome shotgun sequence genome:
- the LOC121639230 gene encoding tryptase-like, with the protein MKMALQQFVCGFTLMTILLCRGCDSSSLHVSKLQLTAELWGGQDASPGSWPWQAVLECRGSFSCGGSLITNQWVLTAAHCLTYADLNHTVVHLGRQNLTGPNPNEVARTLDDIICHPQYNSLSFNNDVCLLKLSSPVMFTDYIQPVCLASAGSTFYDGTPSWVTGFGLTDSGSQPETLQEVEVPIVGHNKCSCYNQDNAITENMLCAGVDNGGKDSCQGDSGGPLVTKKDFYWVQSGVVSFGIGCGLPMKPGVYARVSQYQAWISGIVTGMEPGFVPFFSSGMDADMHFVCSTTTPPPTTTDGSIFGSGENLSHFTHFISVSVLGLVLHVFVGHGGM; encoded by the exons ATGAAAATGGCTCtccaacagtttgtgtgtgggtTCACTCTGATGACAATCCTGCTATGCAGAG GTTGTGATTCCAGCAGCCTG CATGTATCAAAGCTGCAATTAACAGCCGAATTGTGGGGGGGCCAGGATGCATCCCCGGGAAGTTGGCCCTGGCAGGCTGTTTTAGAATGCAGGGGCAGTTTTAGCTGTGGAGGGTCGCTGATCACCAACCAATGGGTGCTGACGGCTGCTCACTGCTTGACATA tGCTGACCTCAACCATACAGTCGTCCATCTTGGTCGCCAAAACCTAACAGGTCCCAACCCCAATGAAGTGGCTCGAACACTTGACGACATCATCTGCCATCCTCAGTATAATTCCCTCAGCTTTAACAATGACGTTTGTCTCCTGAAGCTGTCGTCTCCTGTCATGTTTACTGACTACATCCAACCAGTCTGTTTGGCCTCAGCCGGCAGCACTTTCTATGATGGGACGCCCAGCTGGGTCACTGGATTTGGCCTCACTG ATTCTGGTTCTCAACCTGAAACTCTGCAGGAGGTAGAAGTGCCCATTGTGGGACACAATAAATGCAGCTGCTACAACCAAGACAATGCAATCACAGAGAACATGTTATGTGCTGGAGTCGACAACGGAGGGAAGGATTCATGTCAG GGAGACTCAGGGGGACCACTGGTGACCAAAAAGGATTTTTACTGGGTCCAGAGTGGGGTTGTGAGTTTTGGTATAGGCTGTGGCCTTCCCATGAAACCTGGAGTCTACGCTCGAGTGTCTCAGTACCAGGCATGGATCAGTGGTATCGTCACTGGCATGGAGCCAGGCTTTGTTCCCTTCTTTTCCTCAGGCATGGATGCAGATATGCATTTTGTGTGTTCAACAACAACACCACCTCCCACAACCACTGATGGCAGCATATTTGGGAGTGGTGAAAACCTGAGCCACTTCACTCActtcatttctgtctctgttctGGGCCTGGTGCTCCATGTCTTCGTTGGCCATGGTGGGATGTAA